A stretch of Oryza brachyantha chromosome 4, ObraRS2, whole genome shotgun sequence DNA encodes these proteins:
- the LOC102722206 gene encoding UPF0481 protein At3g47200-like encodes MVAVFNKDVLSWYLITVKLKETVDANLNKSPPPGALPRWQALNRNLPLLTSGEAEAGSDALPPRQELERPGEVRIQVRSPAHSPKPQDPEWVVAIRGKLAQARAEEAACPWARLSVYRVPKSLRDGDERAYMPQVVSIGPLHRGRRRLREMERHKWRALHHVLKRTGHDVTAYLNALRPMEERVRACYDGRVAGMQGNELAECMVLDGTFVLELFRGALDGGKRFVDDLGYSRHDPIFAMRGAMHAIRNDMILLENQIPLFVLDLLLGLQLGNPEQTGLVASFAVRFFDPLMPTDEPLLRKDRSKLESSVSTGEAAATAAFDPLSGPMLHCLDVFRRSLLRAGLQPTPPPPARLWLKKWSGLRRVADKRRQQFVHCVSELREAGIRCRRRNTDRFWDIKFDNGVLQIPRILIHDGTKSLFLNLIAFEQCHMDIATPGGNNITSYAIFMDNLINSADDVRYLHDRGIIEHWLGSDAEVADLFNRLCLEVVFDINDSYLSGLSDQVNRYYDHKWSTWVASLKHNYFSNPWAIVSVVAGVFLLLLTMTQTFYSTYSYYRPMK; translated from the coding sequence ATGGTCGCCGTCTTTAACAAGGACGTTCTGAGCTGGTATCTGATCACGGTCAAGCTCAAGGAGACCGTCGATGCCAACCTCAACAAGTCCCCGCCGCCCGGCGCGCTGCCCCGGTGGCAGGCGCTGAACCGTAACCTGCCGctgctcaccagcggcgaggCGGAAGCCGGAAGCGACGCATTGCCGCCGCGCCAGGAGCTGGAGCGCCCCGGTGAGGTCCGGATCCAGGTGCGATCGCCGGCGCACAGCCCAAAGCCGCAGGACCCGGAATGGGTGGTGGCCATCCGCGGGAAGCTGGCGCAGGCGcgcgccgaggaggcggcgtgcCCGTGGGCGCGCCTGTCCGTGTACCGCGTGCCCAAGTcgctccgcgacggcgacgagcgcgcgtACATGCCGCAGGTGGTGTCCATCGGCCCGCTCcaccgcggccggcgccggctgcgGGAGATGGAGCGGCACAAGTGGCGGGCGCTGCACCACGTCCTGAAGCGCACGGGGCACGACGTCACCGCCTACCTCAACGCGCTGCGGCCGATGGAGGAGCGGGTGCGCGCCTGCTACGACGGCCGCGTCGCCGGGATGCAGGGGAACGAGCTCGCCGAGTGTATGGTGCTGGACGGGACGTTCGTGCTGGAGCTCTTCCGCGGAGCGCTGGACGGCGGGAAGAGGTTCGTCGACGACCTGGGCTACTCGCGGCATGATCCCATCTTCGCCATGCGCGGCGCGATGCACGCCATCCGCAACGACATGATCCTGCTCGAGAATCAGATACCCCTATTCGTGCTCGACCTCCTGCTCGGGCTCCAGCTCGGCAATCCGGAGCAGACCGGCTTGGTCGCCAGCTTCGCCGTGCGCTTCTTCGACCCGCTCATGCCGACCGATGAGCCGCTACTCCGCAAGGACCGGTCCAAGCTGGAGTCATCCGTCAGcaccggggaggcggcggccacggcggcgttcGACCCGCTGTCCGGACCAATGCTCCATTGCCTCGACGTTTTCCGGcgcagcctcctccgcgccggacTGCAgcccaccccgccgccgccggcacggcTTTGGCTCAAGAAGTGGTCGGGGCTCCGGCGTGTGGCGGACAAGCGGCGGCAGCAGTTCGTGCACTGCGTGTCGGAGCTCCGGGAAGCAGGAAtccggtgccggcggcggaaCACGGACCGCTTCTGGGACATCAAGTTCGACAACGGCGTGCTCCAGATCCCGCGCATCCTCATCCACGACGGCACCAAGTCCCTCTTCCTCAACCTGATCGCGTTCGAGCAGTGCCACATGGACATCGCCACCCCGGGCGGCAACAACATCACCTCCTACGCCATCTTCATGGACAACCTCATCAACTCGGCCGACGACGTCAGGTACCTCCACGACCGGGGCATCATCGAGCACTGGCTGGGGAGCGACGCCGAGGTGGCCGACCTCTTCAACAGGCTGTGCCTGGAGGTGGTGTTCGACATCAACGACAGCTACCTCTCCGGGCTCTCGGACCAGGTGAACAGATACTATGACCACAAGTGGAGCACGTGGGTCGCCAGCCTGAAGCACAACTACTTCAGCAACCCGTGGGCTATCGTCTCGGTGGTCGCCGGTgtcttcttgctgctgcttaCCATGACGCAGACCTTCTACAGCACCTACAGCTACTACAGGCCGATGAAGTGA